In Clarias gariepinus isolate MV-2021 ecotype Netherlands chromosome 1, CGAR_prim_01v2, whole genome shotgun sequence, one DNA window encodes the following:
- the LOC128538202 gene encoding stress-associated endoplasmic reticulum protein 1-like — MVAKQRIRMANEKHSKNITQRGNVKSTKPNTEDKVSVGPWLLALFIFVVCGSAIFQIIQSIRMGM; from the exons ATGGTGGCAAAGCAGAGAATCCGTATGGCGAACGAGAAGCACAGCAAGAACATCACGCAGCGGGGCAACGTCAAGTCGACG AAGCCTAACACGGAGGACAAAGTCTCAGTGGGACCGTGGCTCCTGGCGCTCTTTATCTTCGTCGTGTGCGGCTCAG CCATATTCCAGATCATCCAGAGCATCCGAATGGGAATGTAA
- the zgc:153615 gene encoding schwannomin-interacting protein 1, which produces MVHQEKCVYQAQRIERESIRQKLALGSFYDDGPVFFSGSSCPSPRFQDGVNLQVCFVNDSSSDKDSDAEDSRTETSLDTPLSPVSKQSSSLSDRDTGEEEEEDGEFWRLQRRLEEEARGALALARPMARMQVQVERHVQLHRRSPVADLLPHMPHISESLMKRSLRPVDLRDMSLGQLQVITNDLHSQIQGLNEELVQLLLLRDELHVEQDAMLVDVEDLTRHAHSQQRHMSKRKGACSL; this is translated from the exons ATGGTGCATCAGGAGAAATGTGTTTACCAG GCCCAGAGGATTGAGAGGGAGTCCATCAGACAGAAACTGGCCCTTGGCAGTTTCTATGACGACGGGCCTGTTTTCTTCTCCGGCAGCAGCTGCCCGTCCCCACG GTTTCAGGATGGCGTGAACCTGCAGGTGTGCTTTGTGAATGACAGCAGCAGTGATAAGGACAGCGATGCGGAGGACAGCAGGACAGAGACCAGCCTCGACACACCCTTGTCTCCTGTG AGTAAGCAGAGCTCGTCTCTGTCGGACCGGGACACTggtgaggaagaggaagaggacggGGAGTTTTGGCGGCTGCAGCGGCGGCTTGAGGAGGAAGCACGCGGGGCTCTGGCTCTGGCTCGGCCCATGGCACGCATGCAAGTGCAGGTGGAGAGACATGTGCAGCTACACCGCAGGTCTCCGGTGGCCGATCTG TTGCCGCACATGCCACACATCAGCGAGAGTCTGATGAAGAGGAGTCTGAGGCCTGTGGACCTGAGAGACATGAGTCTGGGTCAGTTACAGGTCATCACCAACGACCTCCACTCACAGATACAGG GTCTAAACGAGGAACTCGTCCAGCTGCTGCTCCTGAGAGATGAGCTACATGTGGAGCAGGACGCCATGCTGGTAGACGTGGAAGACCTGACCAG GCATGCGCACAGTCAGCAGAGACACATGTCTAAAAGGAAAGGTGCCTGCTCCCTGTGA
- the selenot1a gene encoding thioredoxin reductase-like selenoprotein T1a → MRWFPLSAVLLLACSFYRADGHNNNGIRKTKMQFAAGPLLKFQICISUGYKRVFEEYTQALSQRYPDIRIEGENYLPLPIYRHIASFLSIFKLFLIGLIVVGKDPFALFGMEPPRLWTWSQENKIYACMMVFFFSNMLENQCMSTGAFEITLNDVPVWSKLESGHLPSMQQLVQILENEMKMNVPMDRLPQYHS, encoded by the exons ATGCGCTGGTTTCCGCTCTCTGCGGTGTTATTACTGGCCTGCTCGTTCTACCGAGCCGACGGCCACAACAACAACGGCATCAGGAAAACCAAAATGCAGTTTGCAGCCGGTCCGCTTCTTAAATTTCAAATCTG CATCTCCTGAGGCTACAAGCGGGTGTTTGAGGAGTACACGCAGGCCTTGTCCCAGCGGTACCCAGACATCCGCATCGAAGGGGAGAACTATCTCCCTCTGCCGATTTACAG GCACATCGCTTCCTTTCTATCCATCTTCAAACTCTTCCTGATCGGGCTGATTGTTGTAGGCAAGGACCCGTTCGCACTTTTCGGCATGGAGCCTCCACGACTTTGGACTTGGAGTCAGGAGAATAAG ATCTACGCCTGCATGATGGTGTTCTTCTTCAGCAACATGCTCGAAAATCAGTGCATGTCAACTGGGGCGTTTGAAATCACGCTTAACG ACGTTCCTGTGTGGTCCAAGCTGGAGTCGGGTCACCTCCCGTCCATGCAGCAGCTGGTGCAGATCCTAGAGAACGAGATGAAGATGAACGTGCCCATGGACAGACTTCCACAATATCACTCTTAA
- the zmp:0000001127 gene encoding interleukin-12 subunit alpha, translating to MLKTIFQCLLLSLLCVLCSAGPAGVRGVPIHLSTDVCQGLGRALLQEATDVLEMDQLFRGLNCSEQSAELRPSKKTLSVCTPQSLMCSEGTLNFTFDQDECLQSVVEDLQYYRATFKSYGDPDRILEQSVIKSIENLMQSCFSTTFLDGDLVKISVDPKSSFERRLKLCKVLKGFQIRTITINRVLNHVISISQS from the exons ATGTTAAAGACCATCTTTCAGT GTTTGCTGCTGTCGCTCCTGTGTGTGCTGTGCTCAGCCGGGCCCGCGGGAGTGCGCGGTGTGCCCATTCATCTCTCCACTGATGTGTGCCAGGGTTTGGGTCGTGCACTTCTGCAGGAAGCGACAGATGTGCTTGAGATG GATCAGCTGTTCAGAGGATTAAACTGCTCAGAGCAAAGCGCTGAATTGAGACCTAGCAAGAAGACGCTGTCTGTGTGCACACCGCAA AGCTTGATGTGCTCGGAGGGCACGCTTAACTTTACTTTTGATCAG GATGAATGTCTGCAGAGTGTTGTGGAGGATCTTCAATATTACCGGGCAACATTTAAATCTTACGGTGATCCAGACAGAATCCTAGAACAGTCGGTGATCAAAAGCATCGAAAATCTCATGCAG AGCTGCTTTTCTACCACATTCCTTGATGGTGATCTGGTAAAG ATCTCTGTGGACCCAAAGAGCTCCTTCGAGAGACGTCTGAAGCTCTGTAAAGTCCTTAAAGGCTTTCAGATCCGCACCATTACCATCAACCGCGTGCTGAACCACGTCATCAGCATTTCGCAGtcatga
- the LOC128526255 gene encoding glutamate-rich protein 6, with protein METKEEPDCSFHGVLRYRRESECRKMNPLPPSASDHTVWCEFCGAKAKPQLDFSKTTNPEDFCCAQYMEMFRKLEQQWHSLHENSDESSQENNSNTENVQDNRDRARSQDVLQQVAEECLRKSKRQPSENQTEIPGCKVTSSGLFTIINFRLSDFVRFKKKEQSAAREKNPGAFKLCSTNGSARAGFGLLHFQGHSQKFYSNGTKFLTVFPDGTARVFYPSGNLAIISFIDDTEGVCIVLDDTRTNCPIRAFFQSSGLATCYHSNGNTWLHMDESGGLIQNEDGSTRRKWKWTEQTNKPTPFKPIHVSLNKNIGVRVRRRESVVVTFLASGQQTRISVGTHTKASVPMAPLCKEELMLQVSQLSARLAVERLRLCLTTHSCTKQRPLRLPRALVSETRRLLRLSTSICMEEKETAYIQQCLRDCQ; from the exons ATGGAGACAAAGGAAGAACCTGATTGCAGTTTCCATGGAGTGCTGAGATACAGAAGAGAGTCTGAATGCAGAAAAATGAATCCCCTG CCCCCGTCTGCTAGTGACCACACGGTCTGGTGTGAGTTTTGTGGAGCGAAAGCAAAGCCTCAGCTCGATTTTTCAAAGACCACAAATCCAGAG GATTTCTGCTGCGCTCAGTACATGGAGATGTTCAGGAAGTTGGAGCAGCAGTGGCACTCGCTGCATGAGAACTCTGATGAATCCTCGCAGGAAAACAACTCCAACACAGAGAACGTGCAGGACAACAGAGACAGAGCGAGATCTCAAGACGT ATTGCAGCAAGTTGCAGAGGAGTGTCTGAGAAAGAGTAAAAGGCAGCCTTCAGAAAACC AGACAGAGATCCCGGGCTGCAAAGTGACGTCATCTGGGTTGTTCACCATCATCAATTTCCGGCTGTCTGATTTCGTGCGCTTCAAAAAGAAAGAGCAGTCGGCTGCGAGGGAGAAAAACCCCGGAGCGTTCAAGCTCTGCAGCACTAACGGTTCTGCTCGGGCTGGGTTCGGGCTCCTCCATTTTCAG GGCCACAGCCAGAAGTTTTACTCGAACGGGACTAAATTTCTCACCGTGTTTCCGGACGGCACGGCCCGGGTCTT CTATCCCTCAGGAAATCTGGCCATTATCTCTTTCATAGACGACACCGAAGGGGTCTGCATCGTTCTTGATGATACAAGGACAAACTGTCCAATCAGAGCCTTCTTCCAGTCTAGTGGCCTCGCCACCTGTTACCATAGCAACGGGAATACATG GTTGCACATGGACGAGTCAGGAGGCCTGATTCAAAACGAAGACGGCTCCACAAGGCGTAAGTGGAAATGGACGGAGCAGACAAACAAACCGACCCCGTTTAAGCCCATCCACGTGTCGCTCAATAAAAACATCGGGGTGCGAGTTCGGCGACGAGAGTCTGTGGTTGTGACTTTCTTGGCCTCGGGGCAGCAGACGCGCATTAGCGTAGGCACACACACGAAG GCGAGCGTCCCCATGGCGCCTCTGTGTAAAGAGGAGCTGATGCTGCAGGTGAGCCAGCTCAGCGCCCGGCTAGCCGTCGAACGCCTGCGCTTGTGCCTCACTACACACTCCTGCACCAAGCAACGTCCTCTCAGGCTTCCCCGGGCCCTCGTCTCAGAGACACGGAGACTTCTCAGACTCAGCACCAGCATCTGCATGGAGGAAAAGGAGACGGCGTACATACAGCAGTGCCTGCGTGACTGCCAGTGA